The following are encoded together in the Planococcus antarcticus DSM 14505 genome:
- the pyk gene encoding pyruvate kinase: MRKTKIVCTIGPASESPELLDRLIKAGMNVARLNFSHGNHEEHALRIKRIREAADKAGKIVGILLDTKGPEIRTHQMENDSIELVTGQKIEVSMIEVLGTAERFSITYEQLIEDVEVGSIILLDDGLIELRVESLDTENGIIRTSVENAGTLKSKKGVNVPGVSVQLPGITEKDAQDILFGIEQNVDFVAASFVRRSSDVMEIRGLLEKNNGSHIQIIPKIENQEGVDNIDEIIMVSDGLMVARGDLGVEIPAEEVPLVQKSLIEKCNSAGKPVITATQMLDSMQRNPRPTRAEASDVANAIFDGTDAIMLSGETAAGIYPVESVETMHRIAETTESALNYKQIVSNRRKEKESNMTEAIGQAVAYTALNLKVRAIIAPTESGTTAKMISKYRPGAPIIAVTSSERPARKLSLVWGVQPIIGTSVHSTDELLENAVDESLKHGYVKHGDLVVITAGVPVGQAGTTNLMKVHVIGDILAKGQGIGKTVAFAEAVVVRNAEEALAIDTQGKIIVTIGTDRDMMPAINKCAGIITEEGGLTSHAAVVGLSLGIPVIVGVEEATSLIKTNYDITMDAESGIVYHGHASVL, translated from the coding sequence TTGAGAAAAACGAAAATTGTCTGCACAATCGGACCTGCAAGTGAATCACCTGAACTGCTAGATCGCTTAATCAAAGCGGGAATGAACGTCGCCCGCTTGAATTTTTCACACGGAAACCATGAAGAACATGCTTTGCGCATTAAACGGATCCGCGAAGCGGCTGATAAAGCTGGCAAAATTGTTGGTATTTTGTTGGATACAAAAGGTCCTGAAATTCGTACCCACCAAATGGAGAACGATTCAATTGAATTAGTAACAGGTCAGAAAATCGAGGTTTCCATGATTGAAGTATTGGGTACTGCTGAGCGATTTTCAATTACTTACGAACAATTAATTGAAGATGTTGAGGTAGGATCAATCATTCTTTTGGATGATGGTTTAATCGAATTACGCGTCGAAAGTCTTGATACGGAAAATGGCATTATTCGTACTTCGGTTGAAAATGCTGGGACATTAAAAAGTAAAAAAGGTGTTAACGTTCCAGGCGTTTCGGTTCAATTGCCTGGTATCACGGAAAAAGATGCACAAGATATTTTATTCGGCATCGAACAAAACGTCGATTTTGTTGCGGCTTCATTTGTTAGAAGAAGTTCAGATGTAATGGAAATTCGTGGCTTGCTTGAAAAAAACAACGGCTCGCATATTCAAATCATCCCGAAAATTGAAAACCAAGAAGGTGTCGACAACATCGATGAAATCATTATGGTTTCTGATGGTTTGATGGTGGCACGTGGAGATTTAGGTGTAGAAATTCCAGCTGAAGAAGTCCCATTGGTTCAAAAATCGTTAATCGAGAAATGTAATAGTGCAGGTAAACCGGTTATCACAGCTACACAAATGCTAGATTCTATGCAACGCAATCCGCGCCCGACACGCGCAGAAGCAAGTGACGTCGCTAACGCAATTTTTGACGGCACAGATGCTATTATGCTGTCAGGTGAAACAGCTGCGGGCATTTATCCTGTCGAATCAGTCGAAACGATGCACCGCATCGCCGAAACGACGGAATCTGCGTTAAACTATAAGCAAATTGTTTCAAATAGAAGAAAAGAAAAAGAATCGAATATGACAGAGGCAATTGGCCAAGCAGTGGCTTATACAGCTTTGAACTTAAAAGTTCGTGCCATTATCGCACCAACTGAAAGTGGCACAACGGCTAAAATGATTTCTAAGTATCGCCCGGGAGCACCAATTATCGCTGTGACATCTTCGGAACGTCCAGCGCGTAAATTATCTTTAGTATGGGGAGTTCAGCCAATTATTGGTACTTCAGTCCACTCGACAGATGAATTGTTAGAAAATGCAGTTGATGAAAGCTTGAAGCACGGCTATGTTAAACATGGCGACCTTGTCGTCATAACAGCAGGTGTTCCAGTAGGACAAGCGGGTACGACTAACTTAATGAAAGTTCATGTTATTGGCGATATTTTGGCAAAAGGTCAAGGAATCGGCAAGACAGTTGCTTTTGCCGAAGCTGTAGTTGTTAGAAATGCAGAAGAAGCATTAGCAATCGATACTCAGGGCAAAATCATTGTAACGATTGGAACAGATCGTGACATGATGCCAGCCATCAATAAATGCGCAGGAATCATCACTGAAGAAGGCGGATTGACGAGTCATGCAGCAGTGGTCGGTTTGAGTCTTGGGATTCCGGTTATCGTTGGTGTCGAAGAAGCAACCTCTCTTATTAAAACAAATTACGATATTACAATGGACGCAGAATCAGGCATCGTTTACCACGGCCATGCAAGTGTTCTGTAA
- a CDS encoding FxsA family protein, translating to MMKWIFLALIIVPSLELALLIWAGGKLGFFATMAIIVATGLLGAFLAKKQGMKALKDIQAGMNSFQAPGDQLLNAAFILVGGILLLTPGFISDAIGFTMLFSPTQKMYKPFIYRMIHKKMKNTRVIVG from the coding sequence ATGATGAAATGGATTTTCTTGGCCTTAATTATTGTACCGTCTCTTGAATTGGCTCTGCTAATTTGGGCAGGGGGCAAGCTTGGGTTTTTCGCTACGATGGCAATTATTGTGGCGACGGGCTTGCTAGGCGCTTTTCTCGCCAAAAAACAAGGCATGAAAGCATTAAAAGACATTCAAGCGGGAATGAACAGTTTTCAAGCTCCTGGAGATCAATTGTTGAATGCGGCATTCATTCTGGTAGGGGGCATTTTGCTGCTAACACCTGGATTTATCTCCGATGCAATCGGTTTTACTATGCTTTTCAGCCCGACTCAGAAAATGTATAAGCCATTCATTTATCGAATGATCCATAAAAAGATGAAAAACACCCGGGTTATCGTTGGATAA
- the citZ gene encoding citrate synthase: MTSSKGLEGVVATQSAISSIIDDTLTYVGYDIDDLAVNASFEEVIYLLWHQRLPKADELAELKQQLADNMAVPQAVLDHFKTYDIKHVHPMAALRTAVSMLGLFDEEAEVMEPEANYRKAIKIQAKISTLVTAFGRIRNGQEPVAPKMDLSFAANFLYMLSGELPEAIEEEAFNKALVLHADHELNASTFTARVAVATLSDVYSGVTAAIGALKGPLHGGANEQVMKMLTEIGSVDNVEKVINDKLENKEKIMGFGHRVYRKGDPRAKHLRDMSQKLTKIRGEEKWYEMSVKIDDIVSGQKNLPPNVDFYSASVYHSLNIEHDLFTPIFAVSRTSGWLAHILEQYSDNRLIRPRAEYIGPGMQTYVPVEER, translated from the coding sequence ATGACATCGTCAAAAGGTTTAGAAGGTGTAGTAGCAACCCAATCCGCCATCAGCTCGATCATTGATGACACACTTACATACGTCGGCTACGATATTGATGACCTGGCTGTCAACGCCAGCTTTGAAGAAGTGATTTACCTGCTGTGGCATCAGCGCTTGCCGAAGGCAGACGAATTGGCGGAACTCAAGCAGCAATTGGCAGACAACATGGCGGTTCCTCAAGCCGTGCTGGACCATTTCAAAACGTACGACATCAAGCATGTCCACCCGATGGCCGCGCTTCGTACAGCAGTTTCGATGCTCGGCTTGTTTGACGAAGAAGCCGAAGTCATGGAACCAGAAGCGAATTACCGCAAAGCGATCAAAATCCAAGCGAAAATCTCGACATTGGTGACCGCTTTCGGCCGCATCCGCAACGGACAAGAACCCGTTGCCCCCAAAATGGACTTAAGCTTTGCCGCAAACTTCCTGTACATGTTGTCTGGTGAATTGCCAGAAGCCATTGAAGAAGAAGCGTTTAACAAAGCGTTGGTTCTTCACGCCGACCACGAGTTGAACGCATCAACGTTCACGGCACGTGTGGCAGTTGCGACACTGTCTGACGTTTATTCAGGTGTAACCGCTGCAATCGGCGCCTTAAAAGGTCCACTTCACGGCGGCGCAAACGAACAAGTGATGAAAATGTTGACAGAAATCGGCTCGGTCGATAACGTCGAAAAAGTCATCAATGACAAACTGGAAAACAAAGAAAAAATCATGGGCTTCGGACACCGTGTCTATCGTAAAGGCGACCCACGCGCGAAGCATTTGCGTGACATGTCTCAGAAATTGACGAAGATCCGCGGCGAAGAGAAATGGTACGAGATGTCCGTAAAAATCGATGACATCGTTTCCGGCCAGAAAAACCTGCCGCCGAATGTAGATTTTTACTCGGCGTCGGTCTACCATAGCCTGAACATCGAACATGATCTGTTCACGCCGATTTTTGCGGTATCCCGCACATCCGGCTGGCTGGCTCATATTTTGGAGCAGTACTCGGACAACCGCTTGATCCGCCCACGCGCGGAATACATCGGACCTGGCATGCAAACGTATGTACCGGTTGAAGAAAGATAA
- the icd gene encoding NADP-dependent isocitrate dehydrogenase: MTNGEKISVENGVLNVPNNAVIPYIIGDGTGPDIWHAASRVLEEAVTKAYNGEKSIVWKEVLAGQKAFDQTGEWLPEETLDVIRDYLIAIKGPLTTPIGGGIRSLNVALRQELDLYTCLRPVRYFEGVPSPVKRPEDTDMVIFRENTEDIYAGIEYAKGSDEVKKLISFLQDEMGVKNIRFPESSGIGIKPISEEGTKRLVRAAINYAITEGRESLTLVHKGNIMKFTEGAFKNWGYEVAEQEFGEKVFTWNEYDAIKDEKGTDAANKAQEEALAAGKILVKDSIADIFLQQILTRPSEFDVVATMNLNGDYISDALAAQVGGIGIAPGANINYDTGHAIFEATHGTAPKYAGLDKVNPSSLILSGVLMLEHLGWGEAATMIINSMEKTIASKVVTYDFARLMDGATEVKCSEFADELIKNL, from the coding sequence ATGACTAACGGCGAAAAAATTTCAGTAGAAAACGGTGTCTTGAACGTACCAAACAACGCAGTAATTCCTTACATTATCGGTGACGGAACAGGACCGGATATTTGGCATGCAGCTTCGCGCGTTTTAGAAGAAGCCGTAACAAAAGCTTATAACGGCGAAAAATCAATTGTCTGGAAAGAAGTTCTTGCAGGACAAAAAGCATTTGACCAAACGGGCGAATGGCTTCCTGAAGAAACTCTTGATGTAATCCGTGACTACTTGATCGCTATTAAAGGTCCTTTGACTACACCGATCGGCGGCGGTATCCGTTCATTGAACGTTGCACTTCGTCAAGAATTGGATCTTTACACTTGCTTACGTCCAGTTCGCTACTTTGAAGGCGTACCTTCACCGGTCAAACGTCCTGAAGACACAGACATGGTTATTTTCCGTGAAAACACAGAAGATATCTACGCAGGTATCGAGTACGCTAAAGGTTCAGATGAAGTGAAAAAATTAATTTCATTCCTACAAGACGAAATGGGCGTTAAAAACATTCGTTTCCCTGAGTCTTCAGGTATCGGCATCAAACCGATTTCAGAAGAGGGAACAAAACGTTTAGTTCGCGCTGCAATCAACTATGCAATCACTGAAGGCCGTGAATCATTAACGCTTGTTCATAAAGGAAACATTATGAAATTCACTGAAGGAGCTTTCAAAAACTGGGGCTATGAAGTGGCTGAGCAAGAATTCGGCGAGAAAGTATTTACCTGGAACGAATACGATGCAATTAAAGATGAAAAAGGGACAGATGCTGCGAACAAAGCACAAGAAGAAGCACTTGCTGCAGGCAAAATTCTTGTTAAAGACTCAATTGCTGACATCTTTCTACAACAAATTCTTACACGTCCAAGCGAGTTCGATGTTGTTGCAACAATGAACTTAAACGGAGATTACATCTCTGATGCGTTGGCTGCTCAAGTAGGCGGAATTGGTATCGCTCCCGGAGCGAACATCAATTACGATACTGGACATGCGATTTTCGAGGCAACTCACGGAACAGCACCTAAATATGCTGGCCTGGATAAAGTAAACCCTTCGTCTCTCATCCTTTCAGGCGTATTGATGCTTGAGCACCTTGGGTGGGGAGAAGCTGCTACAATGATCATAAATTCTATGGAGAAAACAATTGCTTCTAAAGTTGTAACTTACGACTTTGCACGTCTAATGGACGGTGCGACAGAAGTGAAATGCTCTGAGTTTGCTGATGAATTGATCAAAAACCTATAA
- the mdh gene encoding malate dehydrogenase: protein MTFKRKKISVIGSGFTGATTAFLLAQKELGDVVLVDIPPMENPAKGKALDMAEAAPVLGFDARVLGTSNYEDTKDSDLVIITAGIARKPGMSRDDLVQTNQKVMKAVTADIVKYSPETTIIVLTNPVDAMTYTVFQASGFPKERVIGQSGVLDSARFRTFVAEELDVSVKDVTGFVLGGHGDDMVPLVRYSYAGGIPLETLISKERLAEIVARTRKGGAEIVNLLGNGSAYYAPAASIVEMAEAIIKDQRRILPSIAYLEGEYGLDGIYLGVPTILGAGGIEKIIEIDLNEEEKGLLNQSADSVKAVMKVLA, encoded by the coding sequence ATGACATTCAAACGTAAAAAGATTTCAGTAATCGGTTCTGGGTTTACAGGTGCTACGACGGCTTTCTTATTGGCTCAAAAAGAATTGGGAGATGTCGTATTAGTGGATATTCCGCCGATGGAAAATCCGGCAAAAGGCAAAGCTTTGGATATGGCAGAAGCAGCGCCTGTTCTCGGGTTTGATGCTCGTGTTTTAGGAACATCAAATTACGAAGACACCAAAGACTCAGATTTAGTCATTATTACTGCAGGAATTGCACGAAAGCCGGGCATGAGCCGTGACGATTTGGTTCAAACCAATCAGAAGGTCATGAAAGCTGTTACAGCTGATATTGTGAAATACTCTCCGGAAACGACAATCATCGTTTTAACCAATCCGGTTGATGCGATGACTTATACCGTCTTTCAGGCATCCGGGTTCCCGAAAGAACGCGTGATCGGACAATCCGGTGTATTGGACTCTGCTCGTTTCCGCACATTTGTAGCAGAAGAATTGGATGTCTCGGTCAAAGATGTCACCGGATTCGTATTGGGGGGGCATGGTGATGATATGGTACCGCTCGTGCGCTATTCATATGCGGGCGGCATTCCGTTAGAGACTTTGATTTCCAAAGAGCGTTTGGCTGAAATTGTGGCACGAACGCGCAAAGGAGGAGCGGAAATCGTCAACCTTTTGGGGAACGGTTCGGCTTATTACGCGCCAGCAGCTTCAATAGTCGAAATGGCTGAAGCAATCATCAAAGATCAGCGCCGTATTTTACCGTCGATCGCCTATTTAGAAGGCGAGTATGGTTTAGATGGCATCTACCTGGGTGTACCGACCATATTGGGTGCTGGTGGTATCGAAAAGATTATTGAAATTGACTTGAACGAAGAAGAAAAAGGGTTATTGAACCAATCAGCAGATTCGGTGAAAGCTGTTATGAAAGTATTGGCTTAA
- a CDS encoding MaoC family dehydratase, translating to MLLGKKRELGRKVEEIKIGEKLKLTEKIEDKDLLLYLGLTNDSNPLYIQHDFAAQTTFGKPVVPNIMLTGILTSAVSKYVPGPGSYITGQQLKFLKPIHHYATIDFLLEVVEVNIDHNEVIVQVEGVDENGEIAVQGQITANPPRIVE from the coding sequence TTGTTGCTTGGGAAAAAGCGGGAATTAGGCCGGAAAGTAGAAGAAATCAAAATCGGCGAGAAACTAAAGCTGACAGAAAAGATTGAAGACAAAGATCTGCTTCTCTATCTGGGTTTGACCAATGACAGCAATCCGCTGTATATTCAACACGATTTTGCGGCGCAAACTACTTTTGGAAAACCAGTGGTGCCGAATATCATGTTGACGGGCATTCTTACTTCTGCGGTGTCCAAATACGTACCGGGTCCCGGTTCTTATATTACAGGCCAGCAGCTGAAGTTCTTAAAGCCTATCCACCATTACGCAACCATCGACTTTTTATTGGAGGTCGTTGAAGTGAATATCGATCATAATGAAGTAATCGTCCAAGTTGAAGGAGTCGATGAAAATGGTGAAATCGCAGTACAAGGACAAATCACAGCTAATCCACCGAGAATTGTGGAATAA
- a CDS encoding response regulator transcription factor, whose amino-acid sequence MLKKILIIEDEHSIATLLSYNLVQAGFETVVANDGKLGYDLALSENPSLIVLDLMLPSMDGVEVCKSLRQQKINTPIIMLTAKGDEFDKVLGLELGADDYMTKPFSPREVVARIKAVLRRSSNVPAAQQDSSAPISLGKLDVYPDRFEVFLNKEQLEFTPKEFELLVYLMENKNRVLTRDQLLSAVWKYDFAGDTRIVDVHISHLRDKIEENSRKPTFIKTIRGLGYKFEEPKSS is encoded by the coding sequence ATGCTGAAAAAAATATTAATAATCGAAGATGAACACTCAATTGCGACTTTATTGTCCTATAATCTTGTCCAGGCGGGTTTTGAGACCGTTGTTGCAAATGATGGCAAACTTGGTTATGATTTGGCTTTGAGTGAAAACCCATCGCTGATTGTACTGGATCTTATGCTGCCGTCAATGGACGGAGTAGAAGTCTGTAAATCACTGCGCCAGCAAAAAATTAATACACCCATAATCATGTTGACAGCCAAAGGCGATGAGTTTGATAAGGTGCTGGGGCTGGAACTGGGAGCGGACGATTACATGACCAAACCCTTCAGCCCAAGAGAAGTGGTAGCGCGCATTAAAGCAGTGTTGAGAAGGTCTAGTAATGTCCCGGCTGCGCAGCAGGATTCTTCGGCGCCAATTTCCCTCGGTAAATTGGATGTCTATCCCGATCGATTTGAAGTTTTTCTCAATAAAGAGCAGTTGGAGTTTACACCGAAGGAATTTGAGCTTTTAGTATATTTAATGGAAAATAAAAATCGGGTATTAACGCGAGATCAGCTGCTGAGCGCGGTTTGGAAATATGATTTTGCAGGGGATACGCGGATTGTCGATGTCCACATTAGCCATTTGCGCGATAAGATCGAAGAAAATAGCCGAAAACCGACTTTCATTAAAACAATTCGGGGACTGGGCTATAAATTTGAAGAGCCAAAAAGCTCATGA
- the pnpS gene encoding two-component system histidine kinase PnpS, with protein MKSFRHRLLVTLLVWIGMMLSGLFIVVLQLLPIYENAENKPGIWLILFLAFAVAMLFSAIVGRRIIEVNIKPIENATETAMELVKGNYRARASESNALGSVGLSRTINVLARNLQEITAVRVLEQERLKTLIENMGSALIMIDRQGAVSLVNKPFLDEFELSTENTLGKFYKEIRVPYELEDFIENVFMTETHSRAQIEFISGVKLKNLNVYGAPVIGEHQRWLGIVIVFHDITELKRLEQIRKDFVANVSHELRTPVTSIKGFSETLLDGAYKDTETLLSFLEIVHAESNRLEMLINDLLDLSNVEQSGFEVNAQPTDMKAVIKRAVEMIQPKINEKSIGLKLEVKPVTVYGDSNRLIQVMMNLLINAVTYSGNHTEITIRLSVKDDQAIVQVEDQGIGIESSEIGRLFERFYRVDRARSRNSGGTGLGLSIVKHLIEAHHGKVEVDSAVGVGTTFTIYLPLAS; from the coding sequence ATGAAATCTTTTCGGCATCGTCTGCTGGTCACCCTGCTGGTGTGGATCGGAATGATGCTTTCAGGGTTGTTCATCGTTGTGCTTCAGCTTTTGCCGATCTATGAGAATGCCGAAAATAAACCAGGAATTTGGCTGATTTTATTTCTAGCCTTTGCAGTTGCTATGTTATTTTCAGCGATTGTGGGCAGACGAATTATTGAAGTGAACATCAAACCGATTGAAAATGCCACAGAAACGGCTATGGAATTGGTCAAAGGAAATTACCGGGCGCGTGCATCGGAATCCAATGCTCTTGGTAGCGTTGGATTGAGCCGGACCATTAATGTTCTGGCCCGGAATCTGCAGGAAATCACAGCGGTGCGTGTCCTGGAACAAGAGCGGCTAAAGACGTTGATCGAGAACATGGGCAGTGCGTTGATCATGATCGACAGGCAAGGAGCCGTTTCTCTTGTCAATAAACCCTTTTTAGATGAATTTGAATTATCCACTGAAAATACATTGGGGAAATTTTATAAAGAAATCCGAGTTCCTTATGAACTGGAGGATTTCATTGAAAATGTCTTCATGACGGAAACGCATTCCAGGGCTCAGATTGAATTTATATCAGGAGTGAAATTGAAGAACCTTAACGTCTACGGTGCACCTGTTATTGGAGAACATCAGCGCTGGTTGGGAATTGTCATTGTGTTTCACGACATTACAGAACTGAAAAGGCTGGAGCAGATCCGCAAAGATTTCGTTGCCAATGTTTCCCATGAGCTTCGGACCCCGGTAACGTCCATTAAAGGGTTTTCGGAAACCCTGCTTGATGGCGCATACAAGGATACTGAGACCTTATTATCGTTTTTGGAAATTGTTCATGCGGAAAGTAATCGGTTGGAAATGCTCATAAACGATCTTCTCGATTTATCAAATGTGGAACAAAGTGGCTTTGAAGTGAATGCGCAGCCAACAGATATGAAAGCTGTCATTAAAAGGGCAGTAGAAATGATACAACCAAAGATCAATGAGAAATCCATTGGGTTGAAGCTGGAAGTTAAACCCGTGACAGTTTATGGTGATTCCAACCGTCTAATCCAGGTGATGATGAATCTCCTGATTAATGCTGTTACATATTCAGGGAACCATACAGAAATTACGATCCGGCTCTCTGTCAAAGACGATCAAGCCATCGTTCAAGTGGAGGACCAGGGAATCGGGATTGAAAGCTCGGAAATCGGCCGGTTATTTGAACGTTTTTACCGTGTCGACCGGGCCCGAAGCCGGAATTCAGGCGGCACCGGCCTTGGACTTTCCATTGTTAAACACTTAATCGAAGCGCATCATGGAAAAGTGGAAGTCGATAGTGCAGTTGGTGTCGGCACCACATTCACCATCTATTTGCCTTTGGCTAGTTAA
- a CDS encoding carboxylate--amine ligase gives METKHPFLPIIIGTDMNAYNMAISFHEAYGIKPILVGKEHLSFTSLSTITETIELRSGLADDSQFADILIDIAHKYRAPGKTLLLIGTNDLYVRLIIENAKILREHYVFNYINENLMNQLQVKANFYQLCKVHGIETPTTFFYDCNSAAPFEEEMMFPVIIKPSNGIEYSRNKFEGQQKVYKVESPKEMFKVIQQIKAGGYRDELIIQDYIPGDDTFMWDSVIYANSKGKTQLVTFAQVVLQEHTVTAIGNYTALITRFDKDMMVKLQNFLEAVGYNGFANFDLKYDARDNKFKVFEVNIRQGRSSYYVTALGHNMAEYFVDDLIYQIDKPVTYLNEDFLFTVVPKAVLRNFVANKAVLKDIKRLIKKGQYGNPLFYKQDKHLKRKFYLLARQVNYYKKYKKNQW, from the coding sequence ATGGAAACCAAACACCCATTTTTGCCAATTATAATCGGCACAGACATGAACGCTTACAACATGGCCATTTCTTTTCACGAAGCATATGGCATCAAACCGATTTTAGTCGGTAAAGAACATTTATCATTTACTTCATTGAGCACGATTACTGAAACTATTGAGTTGCGCTCCGGTCTGGCTGACGATTCCCAATTTGCAGATATACTGATCGATATCGCCCACAAGTACAGGGCTCCAGGCAAGACCCTTTTGCTGATTGGTACAAACGATCTTTATGTACGCCTGATTATTGAAAACGCTAAAATTCTTCGTGAGCATTACGTCTTCAATTATATCAATGAAAATTTGATGAACCAGTTGCAGGTTAAAGCGAATTTCTATCAGCTTTGTAAAGTACACGGTATCGAAACGCCGACAACTTTCTTCTATGACTGCAATTCGGCAGCGCCATTCGAGGAAGAGATGATGTTCCCGGTCATCATCAAGCCAAGCAACGGCATCGAATACAGCAGAAACAAGTTTGAAGGACAGCAGAAAGTTTATAAGGTCGAAAGTCCGAAAGAGATGTTCAAAGTAATCCAGCAAATCAAGGCAGGCGGCTACCGCGACGAATTAATCATCCAGGATTATATTCCGGGAGACGATACCTTTATGTGGGATTCGGTCATCTATGCCAATTCAAAAGGAAAAACACAATTAGTGACGTTTGCACAGGTTGTCTTGCAAGAACACACAGTGACGGCAATTGGAAACTATACGGCACTGATCACTCGTTTTGACAAAGATATGATGGTCAAACTACAGAACTTTCTAGAAGCAGTTGGCTACAATGGGTTTGCAAACTTTGATTTGAAATACGATGCACGCGACAATAAGTTCAAAGTGTTTGAAGTGAATATTCGACAAGGCCGCTCAAGCTACTATGTCACTGCCCTTGGTCATAATATGGCTGAGTATTTTGTCGATGATTTAATTTATCAGATTGATAAGCCTGTTACGTATTTAAATGAAGATTTCCTGTTCACTGTTGTACCAAAAGCTGTCTTGCGTAACTTTGTCGCTAATAAAGCTGTGCTTAAAGACATTAAGCGCTTGATTAAGAAGGGGCAATACGGCAACCCGTTATTCTACAAACAAGATAAGCACCTGAAACGAAAGTTTTATCTGTTGGCGCGCCAAGTGAATTATTACAAGAAGTATAAAAAAAATCAATGGTAA
- the hflK gene encoding FtsH protease activity modulator HflK: MTTKKMLAVIGLSIAGIFLLIAVFTSWYTVDESEQAVIITFGVANETITEAGLHFKMPWPIQKAEILSKETYSLQFGYNQNEEGEIVAFDKETKMITGDENIVLTDLVVQWKITDPKKYLFNAEAPQDILHDATSASIRSIIGNSLIDDALTSGKAEIEAETRDLLASLIEKYDIGITVLAVKLQDVELPNEEVRAAFTNVTDARETMNTKINEAKKYENQKRNEALGEKAAINSRAEGQKVSRVQQATGDVALFDKLYVEYEANPEVTKQRIIMETLESVLPNAKLYIMNDEGGTMKYLPLDGLQTAVPPAAEAEETAGEEGGSN; this comes from the coding sequence ATGACAACGAAAAAAATGTTGGCGGTGATTGGATTATCTATTGCTGGAATCTTTCTGCTCATCGCAGTTTTTACTTCTTGGTATACAGTAGATGAATCTGAACAAGCAGTCATCATCACATTTGGTGTAGCCAATGAAACCATTACCGAAGCCGGATTGCACTTTAAGATGCCTTGGCCAATCCAAAAAGCAGAAATCCTGTCGAAAGAAACCTATAGTCTGCAATTTGGCTATAACCAGAACGAAGAAGGCGAGATTGTGGCATTTGATAAGGAAACCAAGATGATTACTGGAGATGAAAATATCGTTTTGACAGATCTGGTGGTCCAGTGGAAAATCACTGACCCCAAAAAATACTTATTCAATGCAGAAGCCCCTCAAGACATTCTGCACGACGCAACATCAGCTTCCATCCGCTCAATTATCGGTAACTCGTTAATTGACGATGCATTGACTTCCGGGAAAGCGGAAATTGAAGCCGAGACGCGTGATTTGCTTGCCTCGTTGATTGAAAAATACGATATCGGCATCACGGTTCTAGCTGTCAAGCTGCAGGATGTGGAGCTGCCGAACGAAGAAGTGCGCGCGGCATTTACGAATGTAACAGATGCCCGGGAAACAATGAACACAAAAATCAATGAAGCCAAAAAATACGAAAACCAAAAGCGCAACGAAGCTTTAGGAGAAAAAGCGGCGATCAATTCGCGTGCAGAGGGTCAGAAAGTGTCACGAGTCCAGCAAGCAACAGGAGACGTCGCGTTATTCGATAAGTTGTATGTGGAATACGAAGCTAATCCAGAAGTCACCAAACAGCGGATCATCATGGAAACTTTGGAATCGGTCCTGCCGAACGCCAAATTATACATCATGAATGATGAAGGCGGCACAATGAAATACCTGCCGTTGGATGGTTTACAAACAGCCGTCCCACCAGCAGCTGAAGCAGAAGAAACAGCAGGAGAAGAAGGGGGAAGCAACTAA